One genomic region from Salvia hispanica cultivar TCC Black 2014 chromosome 2, UniMelb_Shisp_WGS_1.0, whole genome shotgun sequence encodes:
- the LOC125204212 gene encoding beta-amylase 2, chloroplastic, with protein MAINLSRTSTLFRAANSAPSVALPHLSPIVIRSDRKVVQPCSGKLRSATLKSALLCRAIVGQAAEEIKEDDPPSASPKNHQVQERDYTGTPYVPIFVMLPLGLINMECELVDPDNLINQLRILKSSNVDGVMVDCWWGIVEAHTPHKYNWSGYRKLFQIVRDLDLKLQVVMSFHECGGNVGDDVHIPLPKWIMEIGSKNPDIFFTDIEGRRNHECLTWGIDKQRVLEGRNAIEVYFDYMRSFRVEFNEFFEDGFISEIEIGLGACGELRYPSYPANHGWEYPGIGEFQCYDKYLMESLVKAAEARGHLIWGRAPNNAGSYNSKPQDTRFFCDGGEYNSLYGRFFLKWYSGVLVDHADRVLAMANIAFEETPIAVKLSGIHWWYKTASHAAELTAGFYNPANRDGYATIASVLKKHEATLNFTCVELRTLDQHEDFPEALADPEGLVWQVLNAAWDADIPVASENALPCYDKEGYNKILDIAKPFGDLDGRHLSAFTYLRLTPQLMEEQNFMEFERFVKRLHGEFVENVQPHHEEETEEAVTVD; from the exons atGGCTATTAATCTTTCACGCACCTCTACGCTATTCCGCGCAGCGAATTCTGCTCCGTCAGTGGCGCTTCCGCATCTCTCTCCGATTGTAATTCGCAGTGACCGGAAAGTAGTTCAACCCTGTTCCGGAAAATTGAGAAGCGCTACTCTGAAATCTGCCCTTCTCTGTCGCGCAATAGTCGGACAAGCTGCGGAGGAAATCAAGGAAGATGATCCGCCGTCTGCTTCTCCCAAGAACCACCAG GTTCAGGAGCGAGACTATACTGGCACGCCTTATGTTCCTATCTTCGTGATGCTACCT TTGGGACTCATCAATATGGAGTGTGAGTTGGTTGATCCTGATAACTTGATAAACCAACTGAGAATCCTCAAATCGAGTAATGTTGATGGTGTTATGGTTGATTGCTGGTGGGGCATAGTTGAAGCACATACCCCTCACAAGTATAACTGGTCCGGCTATAGGAAGCTGTTTCAGATTGTACGAGATCTCGATCTCAAGCTGCAA GTGGTTATGTCTTTTCATGAATGTGGAGGCAATGTTGGCGATGATGTTCATATTCCGCTTCCAAAATGGATCATGGAAATTGGTAGTAAAAATCCCGATATTTTCTTCACAGATATAGAGGGAAGACGCAACCATGAATGCCTCACTTGGGGAATTGACAAACAACGGGTTTTGGAAGGTAGAAATGCTATTGAG gtttattttgattatatgagAAGCTTCCGAGTAGAGTTCAATGAGTTCTTTGAGGATGGATTTATCTCTGAAATTGAAATAGGGCTTGGAGCATGTGGGGAGCTGCGGTATCCATCTTATCCGGCGAACCATGGCTGGGAATATCCTGGTATTGGTGAATTTCAG TGCTATGATAAATACTTGATGGAGAGTTTAGTAAAGGCAGCAGAGGCAAGGGGACACTTGATTTGGGGTAGAGCACCTAATAATGCAGGTTCCTATAACTCCAAACCACAAGATACACGATTCTTTTGTGATGGAGGTGAATACAATAGTCTCTATGGTCGGTTCTTTCTAAAATGGTATTCCGGAGTCTTGGTTGACCATGCTGATCGAGTTCTAGCCATGGCAAATATTGCCTTTGAAGAGACGCCTATTGCAGTGAAG CTCTCTGGCATCCACTGGTGGTACAAAACTGCTAGTCACGCTGCAGAGTTAACTGCGGGTTTCTACAATCCTGCCAATCGCGATGGTTATGCTACTATAGCATCAGTACTAAAAAAGCACGAGGCTACTCTTAATTTTACATGTGTTGAGCTACGAACATTGGATCAACACGAAGACTTTCCAGAGGCACTAGCAGATCCAGAAGGACTGGTGTGGCAG GTGCTAAATGCTGCTTGGGATGCCGACATACCAGTTGCAAGTGAAAATGCTCTTCCATGCTACGACAAAGAAGGCTACAACAAAATACTTGACATTGCAAAACCTTTTGGGGACTTAGATGGAAGACATTTATCTGCATTTACCTACCTCAGGCTAACACCGCAGTTGATGGAGGAACAAAATTTCATGGAGTTCGAGAGATTTGTCAAAAGATTGCATG GGGAATTTGTTGAAAACGTGCAACCTCATCATGAAGAGGAGACGGAAGAGGCAGTAACTGTAGATTAG